A window from Chitinophaga filiformis encodes these proteins:
- a CDS encoding sensor histidine kinase, which produces MHIPVQKKIRLGFFIAFTVIIVASICSFLVTKNLLDNARWLNHTIEISKSLEVITKQLKDAESAIRGYNITRDTAFLRPTMQQRSVKIEEEYMMLRRITADNRQQQLHLDTLKKLLDTKYQQLITGEAKLTSLQKDASAVLEGEKSMDKIDRKVQDMLNIENTKLRQKSRLQSFFSAIWIPVIFISSLMAILIGIYSYVTLTREFRLQLHIESRLKSYQHDLQQNIKLLNKSNEELEQFAYVASHDLQEPLRKISTFSDRLQTKYGDQLPPDATDLIHRMVGAVGRMRVLINDLLLFSRAGRITPENIVKVDMTQLLQEVVGDLEVSLQEKRAVVNISSLPTIDGTPTSFHQLFQNIIANAIKFAHPERQLVINIRSEQENNTCRIYVEDNGIGFDPVYAERIFLLFQRLHGMSEYSGTGIGLAICKKIVDSHHGHISALGTPGQGATFIVTLPLTQTLYNEEK; this is translated from the coding sequence ATGCACATACCTGTACAAAAGAAGATAAGATTAGGATTCTTCATTGCTTTTACTGTTATCATAGTTGCCTCTATTTGTTCGTTCCTGGTAACAAAGAACCTGCTGGACAATGCCCGGTGGCTAAATCACACCATTGAGATCTCCAAAAGCCTGGAGGTGATCACGAAACAGCTAAAGGACGCGGAATCGGCTATCCGGGGGTACAATATTACCCGGGATACTGCCTTTTTGCGCCCTACCATGCAGCAACGCAGTGTCAAGATAGAAGAGGAATATATGATGCTCCGCAGGATAACTGCGGATAACCGGCAGCAGCAATTGCACCTGGACACTCTGAAAAAACTGCTGGACACAAAATACCAGCAGCTGATAACCGGAGAGGCAAAACTGACCTCTCTCCAGAAAGACGCCTCGGCCGTACTGGAAGGGGAAAAATCTATGGACAAGATAGACCGCAAGGTCCAGGACATGTTAAACATAGAAAACACCAAATTGCGCCAGAAATCGAGGCTACAGAGCTTCTTTTCGGCCATCTGGATACCGGTGATCTTTATTTCCTCGCTCATGGCGATCCTCATTGGCATTTATTCATACGTCACCCTTACGCGGGAATTCCGGCTGCAACTGCATATTGAATCGAGGCTCAAGTCTTATCAGCACGACCTGCAGCAGAACATCAAGTTGCTGAACAAATCCAACGAGGAACTGGAACAGTTTGCCTATGTGGCTTCTCATGACCTGCAGGAGCCCTTGCGGAAGATATCCACCTTCAGCGACCGCCTGCAGACCAAATATGGCGACCAGCTGCCTCCCGACGCCACTGATCTGATACACCGTATGGTGGGCGCCGTAGGGAGGATGCGGGTACTGATCAATGACCTGCTGCTTTTTTCGAGAGCAGGCCGTATCACCCCTGAGAATATTGTGAAAGTGGATATGACCCAGCTCTTGCAGGAGGTGGTCGGCGACCTGGAAGTAAGCCTGCAGGAAAAGAGGGCGGTGGTCAATATTTCATCCCTTCCAACTATTGATGGAACGCCTACCTCGTTTCACCAGTTGTTTCAGAACATTATTGCCAATGCCATCAAATTTGCCCATCCTGAGAGGCAGCTGGTGATCAATATCCGGTCGGAGCAGGAAAATAACACCTGCAGGATCTATGTAGAAGATAACGGGATAGGTTTTGACCCGGTATATGCCGAGCGCATCTTTTTATTATTTCAAAGGCTACACGGTATGAGCGAATATTCCGGCACTGGTATAGGGTTGGCCATTTGCAAGAAAATAGTGGATAGCCATCACGGACATATCAGCGCGCTGGGAACACCCGGCCAGGGCGCTACATTTATTGTCACATTGCCGCTTACCCAAACCCTCTACAATGAAGAAAAATAG
- a CDS encoding ferritin-like domain-containing protein, with protein sequence MATRTQSKSRTGSQSRTSGRSAAGSKSMSTSRTAAKTSNSSRSRGSKSQNEDMPNSKFHQLFVDQLKDIYWAEKALVKALGKMQKAATSEELADAITTHQEQTREHVARLERVFESIGQTAKAKKCPAMEGLIEEGQEVIDDTEEDSAVRDAGLIVCAQKIEHYEIATYGSLRTLANRMGHEEAVQLLEQTLNEEKETDVLLTQLAESSVNEEAAAE encoded by the coding sequence ATGGCAACAAGAACCCAATCCAAATCACGGACAGGCAGCCAGTCCAGAACATCAGGTAGAAGCGCTGCAGGTAGTAAATCCATGTCCACCTCCCGTACTGCCGCTAAAACAAGCAACTCTTCCCGTTCCAGGGGAAGCAAAAGCCAGAATGAAGATATGCCTAACTCCAAGTTTCATCAACTGTTTGTAGATCAGTTAAAAGACATATACTGGGCGGAAAAAGCGTTGGTGAAAGCCCTGGGTAAAATGCAAAAGGCTGCTACTTCAGAAGAACTGGCAGATGCCATCACTACTCACCAGGAGCAAACAAGAGAACATGTAGCCCGCCTGGAAAGGGTATTTGAATCAATTGGTCAGACTGCAAAGGCTAAAAAATGCCCGGCTATGGAAGGATTAATAGAGGAAGGACAGGAAGTTATAGATGACACAGAAGAAGATAGCGCTGTAAGAGACGCAGGCCTGATCGTATGCGCTCAGAAGATCGAGCACTATGAGATCGCCACTTACGGTAGTCTCCGTACACTGGCAAACAGAATGGGCCATGAAGAAGCAGTACAGTTGCTGGAACAAACACTGAATGAAGAAAAGGAAACAGACGTATTACTTACCCAACTGGCAGAATCTTCAGTAAATGAAGAAGCTGCTGCTGAATAG
- a CDS encoding DNA topoisomerase IB — MDLIAEAMATAKAVKLRYVKSGTKGYSRERVKDGFQYRDQHGDIITDEEVLARIRGLVLPPAWENVWICPYANGHLQATGTDALGRRQYRYHSTWARVRNETKYDRLLHFGEKLPQLRRHIAVALRKKNLDKEKVTAIALSVMQETLIRVGNASYEKLYGSYGLTTLHVQHVKIDGNTAFFKFKGKKGVLHKITLKHAQLAKLLQKVRDIPGQELFQYYEGEEHKSLDSGDINEYLKLWTGEDYTCKDFRTWSGTVHALNLLADLTPFGSATECKQNLVQIIDSVAGKLGNTRAVCKKYYIHPKILEAYEQCELEPYLEELRAGRNNASSGGLHNDEKILLKFMKSQQKKTVKMKAGIRN; from the coding sequence ATGGACCTGATTGCTGAAGCGATGGCTACCGCAAAAGCGGTAAAACTACGATATGTGAAGTCTGGTACTAAAGGATATAGCCGGGAAAGAGTGAAAGACGGCTTTCAGTACCGCGATCAGCATGGAGATATAATTACGGATGAAGAGGTGCTGGCAAGGATCCGGGGCCTTGTACTGCCGCCTGCATGGGAAAACGTATGGATATGCCCCTATGCCAATGGCCATTTACAGGCTACAGGCACCGATGCCCTGGGAAGAAGGCAGTACCGCTACCATTCCACCTGGGCGCGGGTGCGTAACGAAACCAAATACGACCGCCTGCTACATTTTGGGGAGAAACTACCGCAACTACGCAGGCATATTGCAGTTGCGCTCCGTAAGAAAAACCTTGATAAAGAGAAGGTTACAGCTATCGCGCTCAGCGTTATGCAGGAAACCCTGATCCGCGTCGGCAATGCTTCCTATGAAAAATTATATGGGTCATACGGACTTACGACATTGCATGTGCAACACGTCAAAATAGACGGAAATACGGCCTTTTTTAAGTTCAAGGGGAAGAAGGGCGTCCTGCATAAAATAACGCTAAAACACGCCCAATTGGCCAAATTATTACAGAAGGTCAGGGATATTCCGGGGCAGGAATTATTTCAATATTATGAAGGGGAGGAGCATAAGAGCCTGGATTCGGGGGATATTAACGAATACCTGAAACTATGGACGGGGGAGGACTATACCTGTAAAGATTTCAGGACATGGTCCGGTACCGTGCATGCCCTTAATTTGCTCGCTGATCTTACTCCTTTCGGCTCTGCAACAGAATGTAAACAGAACCTGGTGCAGATTATCGACAGTGTGGCCGGGAAACTGGGCAATACAAGGGCTGTCTGCAAAAAATACTATATTCATCCGAAGATACTGGAAGCCTATGAACAATGTGAACTTGAGCCCTACCTGGAAGAATTGCGGGCCGGAAGGAACAATGCCTCCAGCGGAGGCTTGCATAACGATGAAAAAATACTCCTGAAATTCATGAAATCACAACAGAAGAAAACTGTTAAAATGAAGGCAGGGATCAGGAATTAA
- a CDS encoding Ku protein, which translates to MRAVWSGTIGFGLVNIPIKLYSAVQDSRLDLDMLDKKDHAHIKFKRVNEDTGKEVPWEQIVKGYLYNDEYVILEDEDFQEAAPEKSKIITIESFVDQAEIDDIYFETPYYIEPDKAGVKAYELLLKTLQKTGKAGLGRFVLRTSEHLVIIRPRDNYLMLQQLRFEQEIRSPEELSLPSDSKISKRELDMAVQLVDSYTTEFDISQFKDTYHEELLKIIKAKASGKRRTVKKMKIVHTKSSDLFDQLKASLGGNGRNGSSNKKRAS; encoded by the coding sequence ATGAGAGCTGTTTGGTCAGGAACAATCGGTTTTGGGTTGGTGAATATACCCATCAAATTGTACAGCGCAGTACAGGACAGCAGACTGGACCTGGACATGCTGGATAAAAAAGATCACGCCCATATTAAGTTTAAACGTGTGAATGAAGACACGGGAAAGGAAGTGCCCTGGGAACAGATCGTGAAAGGATACCTGTACAACGATGAATATGTTATCCTGGAAGACGAAGATTTTCAGGAGGCCGCGCCAGAAAAAAGCAAGATCATCACGATTGAATCTTTTGTGGATCAGGCGGAGATAGATGACATTTATTTTGAGACGCCTTACTATATAGAACCGGACAAAGCGGGCGTGAAAGCATATGAACTCTTGTTAAAAACTTTGCAGAAAACAGGTAAGGCCGGACTGGGGCGTTTTGTACTCAGAACGAGTGAACATCTCGTCATTATCCGACCGCGTGATAATTACCTGATGTTGCAACAATTGAGGTTTGAACAGGAAATACGTTCGCCCGAAGAATTATCTCTTCCTTCCGATAGCAAGATCAGCAAACGAGAACTGGATATGGCCGTGCAACTGGTAGACAGTTATACTACTGAATTTGACATCAGCCAGTTTAAAGATACTTATCATGAAGAACTGTTGAAGATCATTAAAGCCAAGGCCAGCGGTAAGCGTCGTACTGTAAAGAAGATGAAGATCGTACATACGAAAAGTTCTGACCTGTTCGACCAGCTGAAGGCCAGTCTTGGCGGTAACGGCCGCAACGGCAGCAGTAATAAAAAACGTGCATCATGA
- the ligD gene encoding DNA ligase D, with translation MSLRTYDEKRNFNVTSEPKGAKKKSAGKQHIFVIQRHHASRLHYDFRLEVDGVLKSWAVPKGPSMNPSDKRLAMQVEDHPYDYKDFEGVIPEGNYGAGFVYVWDKGNYELLHEDGKDFDKEANKEIREGNLKIRLKGKKVKGEFALVKMKNSDDNAWLLLKHKDDYAVKEAYDSENYTPQRIKDRGLKEKEKMKSTKKKVSPAKVKAAPTKKEQFTPMMATLVDKPFSREGWLFETKWDGYRAIADVRKGKVELYSRNHLSFNKDYSKIVSALEDLSHDVVLDGEVVILKKDGTSDFQSLQNYKNDASGNLVYVVFDMLQLDGQDLKALPLIQRKELLKDVVKQLGSKTVIYSEHVLDDSEKLYKTAQQKGWEGIIAKEAESLYAEGRRSLSWLKIKIVDEQEAIICGYTDPQGSRKKIGSLVLGVYDDNNELKYVGNCGGGLNGALINELYDKMQPYRQKTSPFREKVKTNTPVTWIKPELVCQVKFSSWTSDRHLRQPIFLGLRKDKPATEVHKETAKSTRMATKKAAAQAAPPPARTHEKERVVTLNSKKVTLTNQQKIFWPDEKITKGTLLDYYIEMADYVLPFLKDRPLSLHRFPNGINDPGFYQKDIDTAAAPDWLKTVQLHAASASRDVDYLVCNNAATLAYMVNLGCIEINPWLSRIKNLDNPDYLVLDLDPENIAFKHVVETAQAIKALLDQLGLTAFCKTSGASGLHVYVPTGAKYNYDTCRLFAEYVAKQVQQELPDITSVIRNKSKRNKKVYIDYMQNSRGQTIASPYSVRPKPGATVSAPLKWDELTDDLAIADFHIGNMADRIRDVGDLWKDIDKTKNDLRKVIQQIEAAAQ, from the coding sequence ATGAGCCTGAGAACCTACGATGAGAAACGCAATTTCAATGTCACTTCCGAGCCTAAAGGCGCGAAGAAAAAGAGTGCGGGCAAACAGCACATCTTCGTCATCCAGCGGCACCATGCTTCCCGCCTGCACTACGATTTTCGCCTGGAAGTAGATGGCGTGCTGAAAAGCTGGGCAGTACCTAAAGGCCCCTCCATGAACCCGTCCGATAAAAGACTGGCCATGCAGGTGGAAGACCACCCATACGATTATAAAGACTTTGAAGGCGTCATCCCCGAGGGAAATTACGGCGCAGGCTTCGTCTATGTATGGGATAAAGGGAATTACGAACTGCTGCATGAAGATGGAAAAGATTTCGATAAAGAAGCTAATAAAGAGATCAGGGAAGGCAATCTGAAAATACGCCTGAAGGGAAAGAAAGTGAAGGGAGAATTTGCCCTCGTCAAAATGAAGAACTCAGACGATAATGCCTGGTTGTTGCTGAAACATAAAGACGACTACGCTGTAAAGGAAGCGTACGACAGTGAGAACTATACGCCGCAGCGTATTAAGGACAGAGGCCTGAAGGAAAAAGAAAAGATGAAGTCCACTAAAAAAAAAGTATCACCGGCAAAAGTAAAGGCAGCGCCCACTAAGAAAGAGCAGTTTACGCCCATGATGGCCACATTGGTGGATAAACCCTTCAGCCGGGAAGGCTGGCTGTTTGAAACCAAGTGGGATGGTTACCGGGCTATTGCTGACGTGCGTAAAGGGAAAGTGGAACTGTATTCAAGGAATCATTTGTCTTTTAATAAAGACTATTCCAAAATAGTAAGTGCGCTGGAAGACCTGTCGCACGATGTTGTACTGGATGGTGAAGTGGTGATCCTGAAGAAAGACGGTACTTCCGACTTCCAGTCATTACAGAACTATAAGAACGACGCTTCCGGCAACCTGGTGTACGTGGTTTTTGACATGCTGCAGCTGGATGGGCAGGACCTGAAGGCCTTGCCGCTTATTCAGCGTAAAGAGCTGTTGAAGGATGTGGTTAAACAGCTCGGCAGCAAAACGGTGATCTACTCAGAGCATGTGCTGGACGATAGTGAAAAATTGTACAAAACGGCACAACAGAAAGGCTGGGAAGGTATCATTGCCAAAGAGGCTGAAAGCCTCTATGCCGAAGGCCGCAGGTCTTTGTCATGGCTGAAGATTAAGATCGTGGATGAACAGGAAGCTATCATCTGTGGATATACAGATCCGCAGGGTAGCAGAAAGAAAATAGGATCACTGGTGCTCGGCGTTTATGATGATAACAACGAACTGAAATATGTCGGTAATTGTGGTGGCGGACTAAATGGTGCACTGATCAATGAGCTGTATGATAAGATGCAGCCTTACCGGCAAAAGACTTCCCCGTTCAGGGAAAAGGTAAAGACGAACACGCCTGTTACCTGGATAAAACCGGAACTGGTATGCCAGGTGAAATTCTCGTCCTGGACGAGCGACAGGCACCTGCGTCAGCCAATATTCCTGGGACTAAGAAAGGATAAACCGGCAACAGAGGTGCATAAGGAAACTGCAAAATCTACCAGGATGGCCACGAAGAAAGCCGCAGCGCAGGCTGCTCCCCCTCCCGCACGTACACATGAAAAGGAACGTGTAGTAACGCTGAATAGCAAAAAGGTTACATTGACCAACCAGCAGAAAATATTCTGGCCGGATGAAAAGATTACGAAAGGTACGCTGCTGGACTATTATATTGAGATGGCCGATTATGTACTGCCTTTCCTGAAAGACCGGCCATTAAGCCTGCATCGTTTCCCCAATGGTATTAATGATCCCGGCTTCTATCAAAAGGATATTGATACGGCAGCGGCTCCCGACTGGCTGAAGACGGTACAGTTGCATGCGGCATCTGCCTCACGGGACGTGGATTACCTGGTATGCAACAATGCTGCTACACTGGCGTATATGGTCAACCTGGGATGTATAGAGATCAATCCCTGGTTGTCGCGGATAAAAAATCTCGACAACCCGGATTACCTGGTATTAGACCTCGATCCTGAAAATATCGCTTTTAAACATGTGGTGGAAACGGCACAGGCTATTAAGGCCCTGCTGGATCAATTGGGGCTGACTGCATTTTGTAAAACATCAGGCGCCTCAGGCCTGCATGTTTATGTGCCGACAGGGGCTAAATACAATTATGACACCTGCCGCCTGTTTGCCGAATATGTAGCAAAGCAGGTACAGCAGGAGTTGCCAGACATCACGAGCGTGATCCGCAATAAATCGAAACGGAATAAAAAAGTGTATATAGACTATATGCAGAACAGCCGCGGGCAGACCATCGCCTCTCCATATTCCGTACGTCCGAAGCCGGGAGCTACCGTTTCCGCACCGTTGAAATGGGATGAGCTGACCGATGATCTTGCCATTGCTGATTTTCATATCGGGAACATGGCAGACAGGATCAGGGACGTGGGCGACTTATGGAAAGACATAGACAAAACAAAGAATGATCTGCGTAAAGTGATCCAGCAGATTGAGGCTGCCGCACAATGA
- the chrA gene encoding chromate efflux transporter: MHSITAYGGPQGHLAMMLKTFVHQRRDITEQELMEYNAFCQLLPGASSSQTLTLIGYKRGGVTLAVATLLIWIAPACLLMGSLSFLLQYFDQKALNTDIFKYVQPMAVGFLIYGSLRAFKISIRSLATAIIMAVSLLTAYFFKSPWTFPLLIILGGIVSNFSNKRIPDIQDKPKKIQWTNIWLFALLFILAGFFSELARTHDWITRRPFNLFENFYRFGSLVFGGGDILIAMMLEQYVSRSNTRFMNAEELLTGAGIMRALPGPTFSITAYVGGMVMRNLGPGYQLLGCMLAPVAIFLPSLLLVLFFFPIWHNLKKYVVIYRALEGINATVVGIMWAATIILFLAIPLTWYNVTITIATLVILCTSRIPSPFIVLACLLLGWLM, translated from the coding sequence ATGCACAGCATCACCGCGTATGGGGGACCCCAGGGTCACCTGGCCATGATGTTGAAAACATTCGTACACCAGAGAAGGGATATTACCGAGCAGGAGCTGATGGAATATAACGCTTTCTGCCAGCTTTTACCCGGCGCGTCTTCCTCACAGACGCTGACACTCATTGGCTACAAGCGGGGCGGTGTAACACTGGCCGTGGCCACACTCCTTATCTGGATAGCTCCCGCCTGCCTCTTAATGGGATCGCTCAGCTTCCTGTTGCAATATTTTGATCAAAAAGCCCTGAACACCGATATATTTAAGTACGTACAGCCAATGGCCGTTGGTTTTCTGATATATGGCAGTTTGCGGGCATTTAAGATCAGCATTCGCAGCCTGGCTACTGCCATCATTATGGCGGTGTCCCTGCTGACGGCTTACTTTTTCAAGTCTCCGTGGACCTTTCCCCTATTGATCATCCTGGGAGGGATCGTATCGAATTTCAGCAATAAGCGTATTCCCGACATTCAAGATAAGCCTAAAAAGATACAATGGACGAACATCTGGCTGTTTGCCCTGCTGTTCATCCTGGCGGGTTTCTTTTCCGAGCTGGCGCGTACGCACGACTGGATCACACGCCGCCCCTTCAACCTGTTTGAGAACTTTTACCGTTTCGGCAGCTTGGTGTTTGGCGGAGGAGATATCCTGATAGCGATGATGCTGGAACAATATGTATCGCGTTCCAATACACGCTTTATGAATGCGGAAGAGCTACTGACGGGAGCGGGTATCATGCGGGCTTTACCTGGTCCTACTTTTTCTATTACCGCATATGTGGGTGGCATGGTAATGCGCAACCTGGGGCCGGGTTATCAGTTGCTGGGATGTATGCTGGCGCCTGTTGCCATTTTTCTACCCAGCCTGCTGCTGGTGCTTTTCTTTTTCCCCATCTGGCACAACCTGAAGAAATACGTGGTCATCTACCGGGCACTGGAAGGTATTAATGCCACTGTAGTAGGGATCATGTGGGCGGCCACGATCATCCTGTTCCTGGCCATCCCACTTACCTGGTATAACGTTACCATTACCATCGCAACGCTCGTAATACTCTGCACATCACGTATACCATCCCCTTTTATTGTACTTGCCTGCCTGCTCTTAGGCTGGCTGATGTAA
- a CDS encoding alpha/beta hydrolase translates to MRRFLILLCITISFGAHAQLSYYNSDAYWGNFCLQTDCIKPALTDTCLVFVTNRHFYKDSLRFVDEFVDTAGLKYFVLQKQADKWNVFQVRTLADAMQLMPEKRDIVVYAEGMGKIFTSNVERALLMRSQYNVNVVMFDYASINTTYKPSRNFRFARTNARLSAPQYFRLLQLIQQARRDRQDWVEHIKVSTFCHSMGNIIFMEMMKHQPYDQLNKEPFIDNVVLNAACVPSKGHKEWVERIRFANKIYINYNRSDWQLKGAHLLTLAPQLGEKVKRPRAMNASYVNFREQVGGQHSYFLNFPQNEYRMTQEMKDYFTQLFSGNNAVLEEEKTLAKKQPGVQESVN, encoded by the coding sequence ATGAGAAGATTCCTCATTCTCCTATGCATAACAATTTCATTCGGCGCACATGCACAATTGTCTTACTACAACAGTGATGCTTATTGGGGCAACTTTTGCCTGCAGACCGATTGTATAAAGCCAGCCTTGACAGACACCTGTCTCGTATTTGTGACTAACAGGCACTTCTACAAGGATAGTTTACGCTTTGTGGATGAATTTGTAGATACGGCAGGGCTAAAATACTTTGTACTGCAAAAGCAGGCTGACAAATGGAATGTGTTCCAGGTACGAACCCTGGCAGACGCTATGCAGCTGATGCCCGAAAAGCGGGATATAGTCGTATATGCGGAAGGGATGGGAAAGATCTTCACGTCTAATGTGGAACGGGCTTTATTAATGCGTTCACAGTACAACGTGAATGTGGTGATGTTTGACTATGCCAGCATTAATACCACTTATAAGCCTTCCAGGAACTTCAGGTTTGCCCGTACCAATGCCCGCCTGTCGGCCCCGCAATATTTCCGGCTGCTGCAGCTCATCCAGCAGGCCCGCCGGGACAGGCAAGATTGGGTGGAACACATAAAAGTCTCTACATTCTGTCACAGCATGGGAAACATCATTTTCATGGAAATGATGAAACACCAGCCTTATGATCAGTTGAACAAAGAGCCTTTTATCGACAATGTGGTGCTGAATGCCGCGTGCGTGCCCTCAAAAGGGCACAAGGAGTGGGTAGAGCGTATCCGCTTTGCGAATAAGATCTATATCAACTACAACAGGTCCGACTGGCAGCTGAAGGGGGCTCACCTGCTTACCCTGGCGCCACAGCTGGGAGAGAAGGTAAAACGCCCCCGGGCTATGAATGCGAGTTATGTCAATTTTCGTGAGCAGGTAGGCGGGCAGCATAGTTACTTCCTGAACTTCCCGCAAAATGAATATCGTATGACGCAGGAAATGAAGGATTATTTTACGCAATTGTTCAGTGGTAATAATGCCGTACTGGAAGAAGAAAAGACCCTGGCTAAAAAACAGCCGGGAGTGCAGGAAAGCGTGAATTAA
- a CDS encoding isopenicillin N synthase family dioxygenase, which yields MALTQSIPVVDLAAFTSGDAASKAAFVEQLGKAYEEVGFVAVKNHGISDDLIAKLYKYVQLFFTLPADIKRSYEIPELAGQRGYTSFGKEHAKGYDAPDLKEFFQFGQTVEDEDPISNEYPPNVAVKEIPAFSPTFYDAYRAFEKSGKALLQAIALYLGLDEHYFDEYIHNGNSILRAIHYPPITQEPASAIRAEQHEDINLITLLVGASADGLQILDKQDNWVPVTSLPEQIVVNVGDMLQRLTNNRLKSTTHRVVNPPRDMWHTSRFSIPFFLHPKSEMPLNALESCVTEDNPLAYEPITAGEYLDERLREIGLKK from the coding sequence ATGGCACTAACTCAATCCATTCCAGTTGTGGACCTCGCCGCCTTTACTTCGGGCGACGCTGCCAGTAAAGCCGCTTTTGTGGAGCAGCTTGGTAAAGCTTACGAAGAAGTAGGTTTTGTGGCGGTAAAAAATCACGGTATTTCCGACGACCTTATCGCAAAACTGTACAAATACGTACAACTGTTCTTCACATTACCGGCAGATATCAAGCGTTCCTATGAGATCCCGGAACTGGCCGGCCAGCGCGGATATACATCTTTCGGTAAAGAACATGCGAAAGGATATGATGCCCCTGATCTGAAAGAATTCTTCCAGTTCGGACAAACTGTTGAAGATGAAGATCCGATCAGCAACGAGTATCCGCCAAATGTAGCCGTAAAAGAGATTCCGGCTTTTTCACCGACCTTTTACGATGCGTACCGTGCCTTCGAAAAATCCGGTAAAGCACTGCTACAGGCGATCGCGCTCTACCTGGGACTGGATGAGCATTATTTTGACGAGTATATACACAATGGCAACTCCATACTGAGGGCCATTCACTACCCTCCTATCACGCAGGAACCTGCTTCTGCTATCCGTGCGGAGCAACATGAGGATATTAACCTTATCACCCTGCTGGTGGGCGCTTCTGCTGACGGTTTGCAGATACTGGATAAACAGGACAACTGGGTACCTGTCACGTCATTGCCCGAGCAGATCGTTGTGAATGTAGGCGATATGCTGCAAAGACTGACCAACAATCGCCTGAAATCGACCACACACCGTGTAGTGAACCCACCGCGCGACATGTGGCATACGAGCCGCTTCTCTATTCCATTCTTCCTGCATCCTAAATCAGAGATGCCGCTGAACGCACTGGAAAGCTGTGTAACGGAAGATAATCCGCTGGCATACGAACCGATCACGGCCGGTGAATACCTGGATGAAAGACTGAGAGAGATAGGCCTGAAGAAATAA
- a CDS encoding ExbD/TolR family protein → MEILLLRIYIYESAFSHIFLYPQNLFTMAEINTGSSDRGHKRGTRSRKLSTRVDMTPMVDLGFLLITFFMLTTVLTQPQTMDLKMPADDKEHPQALPESKSLTILLGANNSVSYYEGIGNDPLHPPVVKRSSFANNRGIRDVIIDKRERVNKQHGEDGLMVLIKADKSANYKNVVDIMDEMLINHVERYAMVDITPEDAAYLK, encoded by the coding sequence ATGGAAATTCTCCTCCTCCGCATCTATATCTATGAAAGCGCTTTCAGTCATATATTCTTATACCCGCAAAACCTATTCACAATGGCTGAAATAAATACCGGCAGCTCTGATCGCGGCCACAAAAGAGGAACCCGTTCCAGGAAATTAAGTACCCGTGTAGATATGACACCTATGGTAGACCTGGGCTTCCTGCTCATTACGTTTTTCATGCTCACCACTGTGTTGACACAACCTCAGACAATGGACCTGAAGATGCCTGCAGACGATAAGGAACACCCACAGGCGCTGCCTGAAAGTAAATCTCTCACCATCCTCCTGGGAGCTAACAACAGTGTCAGTTACTACGAAGGTATAGGTAATGATCCGCTGCATCCTCCGGTGGTGAAGCGTTCATCCTTTGCCAACAACAGGGGTATACGTGACGTCATTATAGATAAACGTGAGCGCGTCAACAAACAACATGGGGAAGATGGCCTGATGGTCCTGATCAAAGCAGATAAATCTGCCAATTATAAAAACGTGGTGGACATCATGGATGAGATGCTGATCAATCATGTGGAAAGATATGCCATGGTAGACATCACCCCTGAAGACGCAGCTTACTTAAAATGA